The following are encoded in a window of Periplaneta americana isolate PAMFEO1 chromosome 13, P.americana_PAMFEO1_priV1, whole genome shotgun sequence genomic DNA:
- the LOC138711548 gene encoding scavenger receptor class B member 1-like, translating into MLSFRHFYLADPKLREAVLGIGEPDPEKHMLYIDVQPQMGVTLGARARIQLNLAVSQVVDIKQVATFPDIVFPIMWFEDCIDKLPEEVTDLLSLATNAPPIARAVISYALFAIGVILLIIAVSCLVWSSGRQETLNLEGTSHYVKPEKKPTSTASHMDTTNGKGKQ; encoded by the coding sequence ATGCTGTCTTTCCGACACTTTTATCTTGCGGATCCCAAGCTGCGAGAAGCTGTGTTAGGAATCGGCGAACCTGACCCAGAGAAGCACATGTTGTACATCGATGTTCAGCCTCAAATGGGTGTGACACTAGGAGCTCGAGCAAGAATACAACTGAACCTGGCTGTCAGTCAGGTGGTGGACATCAAGCAGGTGGCCACTTTCCCAGATATTGTTTTCCCTATCATGTGGTTTGAAGACTGTATCGATAAACTGCCAGAAGAAGTTACTGATCTTCTAAGTCTAGCAACAAACGCTCCGCCAATTGCACGTGCTGTCATCTCTTACGCACTGTTTGCAATAGGAGTGATTCTGTTAATAATAGCAGTGAGCTGCCTCGTTTGGAGTAGCGGACGCCAAGAAACTCTGAATCTCGAAGGGACCAGCCATTATGTGAAGCCCGAAAAGAAGCCAACTTCTACAGCATCTCACATGGATACCACCAACGGGAAAGGCAAACAATAG